The Patagioenas fasciata isolate bPatFas1 chromosome 3, bPatFas1.hap1, whole genome shotgun sequence genome contains a region encoding:
- the IRAK1BP1 gene encoding interleukin-1 receptor-associated kinase 1-binding protein 1, whose amino-acid sequence MALSVPPPARVFAELTPARALTPAPVPAGRGGPPGPPRREVHVSGSAELSASPDRARVSLRLSSRKDAAGAARSSVARRLEYIAQSARQRGVPEENMTVTEDFSRVENTYQMEAEVCIIFSDFGKMQNVCNLLIEKLGTSVTISPPHFYHTPEAVDTLRRQVCVAAVGNTQRKAQEVCRLFGQSLGKPLLIREEETKEWGGHIDSHLSNFPDSLTPQQRIQNATAYASCRVFAVFEIKGKENRRNKLL is encoded by the exons atGGCGCTGTCCGTGCCGCCCCCCGCCCGCGTCTTCGCCGAGCTTACTCCGGCCCGGGCCCTGACCCCGGCCCCAGTCCCGGCAGGGCGCGGTGGTCCCCCAGGGCCGCCCCGGCGGGAGGTGCATGTAAGCGGCAGCGCGGAGCTGAGCGCCAGCCCGGACCGGGCGCGGGTGTCGCTACGACTGAGCAGCCGGAAGGACGCGGCCGGGGCGGCGCGGAGCAGCGTGGCCCGACGGCTGGAGTACATCGCCCAGAGCGCCCGCCAGCGCGGTGTCCCG GAAGAAAATATGACTGTAACAGAGGATTTTAGTAGAGTAGAAAATACTTACCAAATGGAAGCAGAG GTCTGTATTATATTCAGTGATTTTGGAAAAATGCAGAATGTTTGCAATCTACTCATTGAAAAGCTAGGAACCTCTGTTACCATCAGTCCACCTCATTTCTACCATACACCAGAAGCTGTAGACACCCTTCG CCGTCAAGTATGTGTTGCTGCTGTTGGAAACACGCAGAGGAAAGCTCAAGAAGTCTGTCGACTGTTTGGCCAGTCATTGGGAAAACCTTTATTAAtaagagaagaagaaacaaaagaatgGGGAGGCCACATCGACAGTCATCTGTCAAACTTCCCAGATTCACTGACTCCGCAGCAAAGAATCCAGAATGCTACTGCTTATGCTTCTTGTAGAGTGTTTGCTGTgtttgagataaaaggaaaagaaaacagaagaaacaagCTTCTCTAG